The Canis lupus dingo isolate Sandy chromosome 11, ASM325472v2, whole genome shotgun sequence genome includes a region encoding these proteins:
- the SOWAHA gene encoding ankyrin repeat domain-containing protein SOWAHA — protein sequence MALAAAAAAAAAGVSQAAVLGFLLEHGGQVRSCDLLSRFKPLLEAGDPRGRAARRDRFKQFVNDVAVVKELDGVKFVVLKKRLRPRQAARALPPGDPGDPRSTPVSPREAPGAGAPSPAAPPPQQPGAPREHAALPLEPQDASGPAQPPAEPAEPPAGPAQPSGGAPGPRVPAVELALAPEGLSADAAAPPSPLSGEPPPHAAAPDAEPGRGPTAEAPPPPKPCMLPVRCVPGPAALRIRAEEQGLRRQLSEEPSPRSSPLLRRRLSVEEAGLGLGLGLGLGLGLGPGPGRSPHLRRLPRAGPRLLSPDAEEVPAAPPPPPPPAVPLEPTEHEWLVRAAGGCWTHQLHGLLLRDSGLAAKRDFMSGFTALHWAAKSGDREMALQLVEVARRGGARVDVNARSHGGYTPLHLAALHGREDAAVLLVVRLGAQVHVRDHSGRRAYQYLPPGASYALRRLLGDPCLPGSADADATAAGSGSHAARRPVQVAATILSSTTSAFLGVLADDLMLQDLARGMRKSGSLSKFLGASPTAPRKKTKTRSGLPAFPELSRRPTPGPLAGLVPSLPPPT from the coding sequence ATGGcgctggccgccgccgccgccgccgccgccgccggggtgAGCCAGGCGGCCGTGCTGGGCTTCCTGCTGGAGCACGGCGGCCAGGTGCGCAGCTGCGACCTGCTGAGCCGCTTCAAGCCCCTGCTGGAGGCCGGCGACCCGCGCGGCCGCGCCGCCCGCAGGGACCGCTTCAAGCAATTCGTCAACGACGTGGCGGTGGTGAAGGAGTTGGACGGCGTCAAGTTCGTGGTGCTGAAGAAGAGACTGCGGCCCCGGCAGGCGGCGCGGGCCCTGCCCCCGGGCGACCCCGGCGACCCCCGGAGCACCCCCGTCTCGCCCCGGGAAGCGCCTGGCGCGGGGGCTCCATCcccggccgcgccgccgccgcagcAGCCGGGGGCACCACGCGAGCACGCGGCCCTGCCCTTGGAGCCGCAGGACGCCTCTGGGCCCGCTCAGCCCCCCGCGGAGCCCGCGGAGCCCCCGGCGGGTCCCGCCCAGCCATCGGGGGGTGCCCCCGGGCCCCGGGTCCCAGCCGTTGAGCTAGCCCTGGCCCCCGAGGGGCTCTCTGCAGACGCGGCCGCGCCGCCCAGCCCGCTGTCGGGGGAGCCCCCGCCCCACGCCGCGGCGCCGGACGCGGAACCTGGGCGCGGCCCGACGGCCGAGGCGCCGCCGCCCCCCAAGCCCTGCATGCTGCCCGTGCGCTGCGTCCCGGGCCCCGCCGCGCTCCGGATCCGGGCCGAGGAGCAGGGCCTGCGGCGGCAGCTGTCGGAGGAGCCGAGCCCGCGCAGCTCCCCGCTGCTGCGGCGGCGGCTGTCGGTGGAGGAGgccggcctgggcctgggcctgggcctgggcctgggcctgggcctcggcCCCGGCCCGGGCCGCTCCCCGCACCTGAGGCGCCTGCCGCGCGCAGGCCCGCGCCTGCTAAGCCCGGACGCGGAGGAAgtgcccgccgcgccgccgccgccgccgccgcccgccgtgCCCCTGGAGCCCACGGAGCACGAGTGGCTggtgcgggcggcggggggctgcTGGACCCACCAGCTGCACGGGCTGCTGCTGCGCGACAGCGGCCTGGCGGCCAAGCGCGACTTCATGTCGGGCTTCACGGCCCTGCACTGGGCCGCCAAGAGCGGCGACCGCGAGATGGCGCTGCAGCTGGTGGAGGTGGCGCGCCGAGGGGGCGCGCGGGTGGACGTGAACGCGCGCTCGCACGGCGGCTACACGCCGCTGCACCTGGCCGCCCTGCACGGCCGCGAGGACGCCGCCGTGCTGCTGGTGGTGCGCCTGGGCGCGCAGGTGCACGTGCGCGACCACAGCGGGCGGCGCGCCTACCAGTACCTGCCGCCCGGCGCCTCGTACGCGCTCCGCCGCCTCCTCGGCGACCCCTGCCTTCCAGGCTCTGCCGACGCCGACGCCACCGCGGCCGGCAGTGGCTCCCACGCGGCCCGGCGCCCGGTGCAGGTGGCCGCCACCATCCTCAGTTCCACCACCAGCGCGTTCCTGGGCGTCCTGGCCGACGACCTGATGCTCCAAGACCTGGCTCGAGGCATGAGGAAGTCGGGCTCCCTTAGCAAGTTCTTGGGTGCCTCGCCCACAGCTCCACGGAAAAAGACGAAGACCCGCAGCGGCCTGCCGGCTTTCCCAGAACTCTCTCGCCGACCTACTCCCGGGCCCCTGGCTGGGCTCGTGCCCAGTCTCCCGCCCCCAACCTGA